One genomic region from Bacillus sp. SLBN-46 encodes:
- a CDS encoding iron chaperone has translation MQKEKISYQMPTIVLHRNLVHFAAYKNHIGFYPTSSGIEAFKHKISDYKSSKGAVQFPLDQPLPYELISEIVKFRVAEELKKEADRKLKKKK, from the coding sequence ATGCAAAAAGAAAAGATAAGCTATCAAATGCCAACTATTGTTTTACATAGAAATCTAGTACATTTCGCTGCCTATAAAAATCATATTGGCTTTTATCCAACTTCAAGTGGAATCGAGGCTTTTAAACATAAAATTTCTGATTATAAAAGTTCAAAAGGAGCGGTACAATTTCCTTTAGATCAGCCACTACCATATGAATTAATAAGTGAGATCGTTAAATTTAGAGTTGCTGAAGAGTTAAAGAAAGAAGCAGACCGGAAATTGAAAAAGAAGAAATAA
- a CDS encoding phosphatase PAP2 family protein gives MNDRIFRSINELAGSSRFVDFIMVTLSKRTRYVYLFVLLLLLFQAKFNKRKTLIAGVTLSITYLLSMLMKRIFYKPRPFLKQAVHLLPPVPSRKDSSFPSKHTALAFAMSAFVFVYHRTWGLGLWLLSLLVGISRIWMGQHYPSDIVGSAILGNITAFVVKFTEKYWRPFLERTLHSYSHFRISSRQIQD, from the coding sequence ATGAATGATCGGATTTTTAGGTCTATTAACGAATTGGCTGGATCTTCTCGTTTTGTAGACTTCATTATGGTTACCCTTTCTAAGAGAACGCGCTATGTCTATCTTTTTGTATTACTTTTACTACTATTTCAAGCTAAATTTAATAAAAGAAAAACTCTAATTGCTGGGGTAACCCTAAGTATAACGTATCTACTTAGCATGTTGATGAAGAGAATTTTTTATAAACCTAGGCCTTTCTTGAAGCAAGCCGTTCATTTATTACCACCAGTACCCTCTAGAAAGGATTCTTCGTTTCCTAGTAAACATACGGCTCTTGCATTCGCAATGTCCGCTTTTGTTTTTGTTTATCATCGGACTTGGGGCTTGGGTCTGTGGCTGTTATCCCTTTTAGTTGGTATTTCTCGTATCTGGATGGGGCAGCATTATCCTTCAGATATTGTGGGGAGCGCCATTCTTGGAAATATAACGGCATTTGTGGTCAAGTTTACTGAAAAGTATTGGAGGCCATTTCTGGAAAGGACCCTCCATTCCTATTCTCATTTCCGTATTTCTTCCCGACAAATTCAAGATTAA
- a CDS encoding YfmQ family protein: protein MMWTIISIIVISLLKILMTCLPTGTVEWIIKKFDVHSKLIDQEVTVTLDGKLIEGEEKKQIINDFNEAVFLDKQYIFPGTEEFYLHPENSGPPIVIDSQKGKHAIRLFVFRYEDHVDVVKQYKKKVAAYSLSSDSLQKCSFSIASDAV from the coding sequence ATGATGTGGACAATTATTTCAATCATTGTAATAAGCTTGCTTAAAATCTTAATGACCTGTCTGCCAACTGGTACGGTGGAATGGATTATCAAAAAATTTGATGTTCATTCTAAACTGATTGATCAGGAGGTAACGGTAACCCTGGACGGAAAACTCATAGAAGGGGAAGAAAAGAAACAGATTATTAATGATTTTAATGAAGCTGTTTTCTTAGATAAGCAGTATATTTTCCCAGGAACAGAGGAGTTTTATTTACATCCAGAGAACAGTGGCCCTCCAATCGTCATTGATTCGCAGAAAGGTAAACATGCCATTAGGTTGTTTGTGTTTCGTTACGAAGATCATGTGGATGTAGTGAAACAGTACAAGAAGAAAGTAGCGGCATATAGTTTATCTTCAGACAGCCTCCAAAAATGTTCTTTTTCAATAGCGAGCGATGCAGTTTAA
- a CDS encoding MBL fold metallo-hydrolase: MKRYANLNNATNNKSFSDMRKWQKERRSKVKDLSINIEQSPAKKIKEITANRSQTSYTWIGHSTFLIQLNGMNILTDPVWAKRMGFQKRLTAPGLSFSELPEIDIVVISHGHYDHLDFPTLKKLKGSPHFYVPAGLKSLFNRKGFQKVTEMNWWESTAHDGLTIHFVPAQHWTRRSLLDMNTSHWGGWIFQTEQDTFYFVGDTGYFDGFKQIADRFAIDTVFMPIGAYEPEWFMAVSHISPEDSVKAFVELKAKNFVPMHYGAYRLADDTGPEALERLLKEWKKQQLPEEQLKVLLIGETVM, translated from the coding sequence ATGAAGAGATACGCAAACTTGAATAATGCAACAAACAACAAATCTTTCTCGGATATGAGGAAGTGGCAGAAAGAAAGACGAAGTAAAGTAAAGGATTTATCAATTAATATCGAGCAATCTCCTGCTAAAAAAATAAAAGAAATTACCGCCAACAGAAGCCAAACTTCTTATACATGGATTGGCCATTCGACCTTTTTGATTCAGCTAAACGGTATGAATATATTAACAGACCCTGTTTGGGCGAAGCGGATGGGATTTCAAAAACGATTAACAGCACCTGGCCTTTCATTTTCAGAGCTTCCAGAGATTGATATCGTCGTGATTTCTCATGGTCATTATGATCATTTGGATTTCCCTACGTTGAAAAAATTAAAAGGGAGCCCTCACTTTTATGTCCCTGCCGGCTTAAAGTCCCTTTTTAACAGAAAAGGCTTTCAAAAAGTAACGGAAATGAATTGGTGGGAAAGTACCGCGCACGATGGATTAACGATCCATTTCGTTCCCGCCCAGCATTGGACAAGGAGATCCCTGCTGGATATGAACACCTCCCATTGGGGCGGCTGGATCTTCCAAACAGAGCAAGATACATTTTATTTTGTTGGGGATACCGGGTATTTTGATGGTTTTAAACAAATTGCGGACCGATTTGCAATTGACACGGTGTTTATGCCCATCGGCGCCTATGAGCCAGAATGGTTTATGGCGGTTTCACATATCTCACCAGAGGATAGTGTGAAAGCGTTTGTTGAATTAAAGGCAAAAAACTTTGTCCCGATGCATTATGGAGCGTATCGTTTAGCGGATGACACTGGGCCGGAAGCTTTAGAACGTCTCTTGAAGGAATGGAAAAAGCAACAGCTTCCTGAGGAACAACTAAAGGTGTTATTAATTGGAGAAACAGTCATGTAA
- a CDS encoding YhcN/YlaJ family sporulation lipoprotein — MTKKGLVTFVLATTLLGLTGCGMNDRTDNVTRNNLNANNVRNNNNDGLDLTNVSNKTFRVSNRAGKSVEKLQAVELAHVIIRNHDAYVAVKLHNRTNQTNMGMGTTRGTSMSTVDTTRANDISARGAGTGRNGNYPSTTGVTSTDNTGNALNPGTTNGTNIGGTTGVRDTGINGGANFRKASNHLEKEIANQVHTAEKNVNNVYVTYDVDFFNRLTDYTTDTGNARNRDGLWNDITNTIKRSF, encoded by the coding sequence TTGACGAAAAAAGGTTTAGTTACTTTCGTTTTAGCAACTACCTTATTAGGTTTAACAGGCTGTGGAATGAACGATCGAACAGATAATGTAACTAGAAACAATTTAAATGCTAACAATGTTAGGAATAATAACAATGATGGCCTTGATTTAACGAATGTCTCCAACAAAACCTTCCGTGTTTCTAATCGTGCAGGAAAAAGTGTAGAGAAATTGCAGGCCGTTGAATTGGCACATGTCATCATTCGCAATCATGATGCATATGTGGCGGTGAAACTACACAATCGAACGAACCAAACAAATATGGGTATGGGCACTACACGCGGTACCAGCATGAGCACTGTTGATACGACTCGTGCAAATGATATCAGCGCCCGTGGTGCAGGTACAGGTAGAAACGGTAATTACCCAAGTACAACAGGCGTGACTAGTACGGATAATACGGGCAACGCTCTAAATCCCGGCACTACTAATGGGACCAACATCGGTGGTACGACCGGTGTTCGAGACACTGGAATAAATGGTGGGGCAAACTTCAGAAAGGCATCGAACCACCTAGAAAAAGAAATTGCGAACCAAGTTCATACGGCTGAAAAAAATGTTAACAATGTATATGTAACATATGATGTAGACTTCTTTAATCGACTAACAGACTACACAACCGACACAGGTAATGCTCGAAACAGGGACGGACTTTGGAACGACATTACGAATACAATTAAACGTTCTTTCTGA
- a CDS encoding aldo/keto reductase has product MKKRAIGVNGPLVSEIGLGCMGMSWLYGKADSSESIATIHEALEGGITLFDTGDLYGDGHNELLLREALKGTKRDNAFITVKFDGKFHSPDKVEVDNRPSTVKNFLKDTIQRLGVDYIDLYQPARVDPNIPIEETVGAISDLVKEGYVRHIGLSEVGVDTIRRAHAVHPISWLQIEYSLFNRGIELNILPTLRELGISLSAYGVLSRGLLSGNWSKERLIGSEDVRGKAPRFTSGNIEKNLALVEALREFAEEKQATVAQMAIAWVLSQGEDVIPLIGARKRSQLHESLGAVNLKLSLNDLSRIEEAVPSELVSGEYYAKPRKKWFI; this is encoded by the coding sequence ATGAAAAAAAGAGCGATTGGTGTTAATGGTCCATTGGTTTCTGAGATTGGCCTCGGTTGTATGGGGATGTCGTGGCTATATGGTAAGGCAGATAGCAGCGAAAGTATCGCAACAATTCACGAGGCACTTGAGGGAGGCATTACACTTTTTGATACCGGCGACCTTTATGGTGATGGTCACAATGAATTACTTTTACGGGAAGCTTTAAAAGGAACAAAACGAGACAATGCTTTCATTACAGTAAAATTTGATGGAAAGTTTCACTCGCCTGATAAAGTGGAAGTTGATAACCGTCCAAGTACAGTGAAGAACTTTCTTAAGGATACTATACAGCGTCTAGGTGTAGATTATATTGATCTTTATCAGCCTGCTCGTGTAGATCCTAATATACCAATAGAGGAAACTGTTGGTGCCATTTCTGATTTGGTAAAGGAGGGCTATGTTCGACACATTGGGCTTTCCGAAGTAGGGGTGGATACCATTCGCCGCGCTCATGCTGTACATCCAATTAGTTGGTTGCAAATAGAATATTCTCTTTTTAATAGAGGGATTGAATTAAATATCCTTCCTACCTTACGGGAATTGGGTATTTCCCTTTCGGCTTATGGTGTTCTTTCAAGAGGGCTGCTAAGTGGTAATTGGTCCAAAGAGCGTTTAATAGGTTCCGAAGATGTACGTGGTAAAGCACCGCGGTTTACCAGCGGAAATATAGAAAAGAACTTAGCACTTGTAGAGGCATTGCGTGAATTTGCAGAAGAAAAGCAGGCAACTGTTGCCCAGATGGCCATCGCGTGGGTTTTATCACAGGGGGAGGATGTAATCCCGTTAATTGGTGCGAGAAAGAGGTCACAACTTCACGAGTCACTCGGCGCAGTAAACCTAAAGTTAAGTTTAAACGACCTTTCACGTATAGAAGAAGCAGTTCCTTCAGAATTAGTTTCAGGTGAATACTACGCCAAACCGCGGAAGAAGTGGTTCATTTGA
- a CDS encoding VOC family protein, which translates to MNSSKVTPIKNELGAVFVHVSNLKKSVEWYSRLLGFDVEYSEITSPVYNIPIRGTTGLTLDDHTFDPNFKRQPGSGPIFNFMVEDIDRAYSFIQESGIEIVREIERIGEHFAWFNFADPDGNVLMACTC; encoded by the coding sequence ATGAATAGTTCGAAGGTAACCCCTATCAAAAATGAGTTGGGAGCTGTATTCGTACACGTGAGCAATTTAAAAAAATCAGTGGAATGGTATAGTAGATTATTAGGATTTGATGTTGAGTATAGTGAAATTACATCTCCAGTTTATAATATACCCATTCGTGGGACAACTGGTTTAACCTTGGATGATCACACATTTGATCCTAACTTTAAGCGTCAACCAGGCTCAGGTCCAATCTTTAATTTCATGGTTGAAGATATTGATAGGGCTTATAGTTTTATACAAGAAAGTGGCATAGAAATCGTAAGGGAAATTGAAAGAATTGGAGAGCATTTTGCTTGGTTTAACTTTGCTGACCCAGACGGTAATGTGCTAATGGCATGTACTTGTTAA
- a CDS encoding permease, with protein sequence MTYVNKLLKDSIILLLFCLFMFLFLFAEVFKTTSLFNRIPSSFINVNTIFLSIILEAIPFILLGVFVSALIQAFVSENALRRVLPRNAYLAVIPAALLGIIFPICECAIIPVVRRLIKKGMPSHVGVVFMLSAPIINPVVYASTYYAFRSTPYMANSRMLVGFISSILIGLIIYRQFKKENVLKTKKEDLHEEHYHHHTKRNKFLDTLYHASDELFDTGKYLFIGAFLASLFQAFFDRNALLSIGTSTTLAPGVMMGFAYVLSVCSSADAFVASSFGSTFTAGSLLAFLVFGPMIDIKNTLMLFAYFKKRFVLFLLFITPIVVYLVVFILQEFII encoded by the coding sequence ATGACCTATGTAAATAAGCTACTAAAAGATAGTATTATTCTTCTATTATTTTGCTTATTCATGTTTCTCTTTCTCTTTGCTGAGGTATTTAAAACCACCTCTCTATTTAATAGAATTCCAAGTTCTTTTATTAATGTAAATACCATTTTCCTCAGTATTATTTTAGAGGCAATTCCATTTATTTTATTAGGAGTGTTTGTATCAGCGCTCATTCAAGCCTTTGTATCTGAAAATGCCCTTCGGCGTGTACTACCTCGTAATGCCTATTTAGCTGTCATACCCGCTGCACTGTTAGGGATTATCTTCCCCATTTGTGAGTGTGCCATCATCCCTGTTGTTCGTAGATTAATTAAGAAGGGAATGCCTTCGCACGTTGGCGTTGTTTTTATGCTAAGCGCTCCTATCATTAACCCTGTCGTCTATGCTTCCACCTATTACGCTTTTAGAAGCACACCCTATATGGCAAATAGTAGAATGCTTGTAGGATTTATTAGCTCCATTTTAATAGGGTTAATTATTTACCGACAATTTAAGAAAGAGAATGTTTTAAAAACAAAGAAGGAAGATCTACATGAAGAACATTATCACCATCATACTAAAAGAAATAAATTTCTTGATACACTTTACCATGCTAGTGATGAGTTATTTGATACTGGAAAATATTTATTCATAGGAGCTTTTTTGGCAAGTCTGTTTCAAGCATTCTTTGATCGGAATGCATTGTTGTCCATAGGGACAAGCACAACTTTGGCCCCCGGGGTTATGATGGGGTTTGCTTATGTTCTTTCGGTGTGTTCTTCAGCAGATGCTTTCGTTGCTTCCTCCTTCGGTTCTACATTTACAGCAGGATCATTACTTGCCTTTCTAGTCTTTGGCCCAATGATTGACATAAAAAACACCTTAATGTTATTCGCCTATTTTAAGAAAAGATTTGTTCTATTTTTACTATTTATAACGCCCATTGTTGTTTATTTAGTTGTCTTTATCCTACAGGAATTCATTATTTAG
- a CDS encoding metal ABC transporter substrate-binding protein, translating to MKRLLGIFFIFLLVLSGCSNAVSTKNEKTSDGSKKLQIVTTFYPMYFFAQKVAGNSANVELLVPNGVEPHDWEPTAKDMARIQDSDVFIYNSHYFETWTDKVLKSINDSHLNVVEASKWIDLMDALASEEGEEEHNHSSKDPHVWLSPVLAQQEVNTIAKALEHADPKNKDQYEKNAKALISELADLDRLYKETIDNAKKKEFVTQHAAFGYLAKQYGLTQIPIAGLSPDVEPTLGKLAELTELTKKKNVKIIYFEEMTSSKVAQTLAKEIGAKTEVLNPLEGLSKEEQKEGLDYIDVMKKNLEVLKLSILE from the coding sequence ATGAAAAGACTGCTAGGTATCTTCTTTATTTTTCTTTTAGTATTGAGTGGTTGCTCAAATGCAGTATCGACAAAGAACGAAAAAACTAGTGATGGGTCCAAAAAACTGCAAATTGTCACCACCTTTTATCCAATGTATTTCTTTGCCCAAAAAGTGGCGGGTAATTCTGCAAATGTTGAACTGTTAGTACCGAACGGTGTAGAACCACATGATTGGGAACCAACAGCAAAGGATATGGCTAGGATTCAAGACTCGGATGTGTTTATTTACAATAGCCATTACTTTGAAACCTGGACCGATAAAGTACTAAAGAGTATAAATGATTCACATTTAAACGTTGTTGAAGCATCAAAATGGATTGATTTGATGGATGCACTTGCGTCTGAGGAAGGAGAAGAAGAACATAATCATTCTTCCAAGGATCCGCATGTTTGGTTATCTCCCGTGTTAGCGCAGCAAGAAGTCAATACAATTGCTAAGGCATTAGAGCACGCAGATCCCAAAAATAAAGACCAGTATGAAAAAAATGCAAAGGCTTTGATTTCGGAGTTAGCTGATTTAGATCGTTTATACAAAGAGACCATTGATAATGCCAAGAAAAAAGAATTTGTTACACAGCATGCTGCTTTTGGTTATTTGGCTAAACAATATGGATTAACTCAAATCCCTATCGCAGGTTTATCACCAGATGTGGAACCCACGCTTGGGAAATTAGCGGAACTAACAGAACTAACAAAAAAGAAAAATGTAAAAATTATTTACTTTGAGGAAATGACTTCTTCAAAAGTGGCGCAAACATTAGCTAAAGAAATTGGGGCTAAAACAGAAGTATTAAATCCATTAGAAGGATTATCTAAGGAAGAACAAAAAGAGGGTCTAGATTATATTGATGTGATGAAAAAAAATCTAGAAGTATTAAAGCTATCAATTTTGGAGTAA
- a CDS encoding TIGR03943 family putative permease subunit — protein sequence MKKERDFSFHYLLRGIILIGFMLLLFKLLLTNNISLLIAPKMLRFIYFTVFVLLILGVLLIIRGTMGQKHSYHCDCDGEHSYPSSISKSLFLYLLFIIPITTGFLFSSNVLGSSVAMNRTINLGASPADAQIKNGNNKTKSNSPSDNSKINSTSNVLNGQPEPLTQAEYSNLKEKMARTKQIKITDDLYVPMMNIIQENLPNMIGKTVTIKGFVYREKDFMQNQIIVARFGITCCAADASVFGMLSTGNVSALQKDNWVEITGTIEETQYDGSTIPMIKITQLSKIDIPQQPYVFDAGVKIE from the coding sequence ATGAAGAAGGAAAGAGATTTCTCCTTCCATTATCTATTAAGGGGAATCATTCTAATAGGGTTTATGTTACTCTTATTTAAATTACTACTTACAAATAACATTTCGCTTCTAATCGCACCTAAAATGCTTCGTTTTATTTATTTTACAGTTTTTGTATTACTCATTTTAGGAGTTCTATTAATCATAAGAGGAACTATGGGGCAGAAACATTCATATCATTGTGATTGTGACGGTGAACATTCCTACCCAAGTTCTATTAGTAAAAGTCTATTTCTTTATTTATTGTTTATTATTCCTATAACCACTGGATTTCTTTTTTCGAGCAATGTGCTCGGCAGTTCTGTAGCAATGAACCGAACCATTAATCTTGGAGCAAGTCCAGCTGATGCTCAAATCAAGAATGGTAATAACAAAACAAAATCTAACTCTCCTTCTGATAACAGTAAAATCAATTCCACTTCCAATGTACTTAACGGTCAACCCGAGCCATTAACTCAGGCAGAATACTCCAATTTAAAAGAGAAAATGGCACGAACAAAACAGATAAAAATTACAGATGATTTATATGTTCCCATGATGAATATCATACAAGAAAATCTCCCAAATATGATTGGAAAAACCGTTACCATTAAAGGGTTTGTTTATAGGGAAAAGGATTTTATGCAAAATCAAATCATAGTTGCTCGATTTGGAATTACTTGCTGTGCTGCGGATGCTTCCGTATTTGGTATGCTGTCCACAGGAAATGTATCCGCTCTACAAAAAGATAATTGGGTCGAAATAACAGGAACGATTGAGGAAACCCAATATGATGGAAGTACCATTCCTATGATAAAAATAACTCAGCTTTCCAAAATTGATATTCCTCAGCAGCCTTATGTATTTGATGCAGGAGTAAAGATTGAATAA
- a CDS encoding GNAT family N-acetyltransferase, with amino-acid sequence MIVNPKEFNVNNLRYLVRSAEEKDAKNLSEVRLQIDGETENLERERGEAYIDEAGFKQIIKMDTESKNNLFLVAEADGKIVGFSRCVGSILKRNAHKAEFGVCVLKEYWSYGIGRNFLNESIEWADSNGIKKITLNVLETNDKAIKLYERYGFEVEGVLKKDKLLSDGNYYNMILMGRFNGLN; translated from the coding sequence ATGATCGTGAATCCAAAAGAATTTAATGTCAATAATTTACGTTATCTCGTGAGGTCAGCAGAAGAGAAGGATGCCAAAAACCTATCTGAAGTAAGATTACAGATTGATGGTGAAACCGAAAACCTAGAGAGAGAAAGAGGAGAGGCATACATAGATGAGGCAGGTTTTAAACAAATCATTAAAATGGATACAGAGAGTAAGAATAACCTGTTCTTAGTTGCTGAGGCCGATGGTAAAATTGTTGGTTTTTCAAGGTGTGTAGGAAGCATTTTGAAAAGGAATGCTCATAAAGCAGAATTTGGCGTCTGTGTGTTAAAAGAGTATTGGAGCTATGGGATTGGAAGAAATTTCTTAAATGAATCAATTGAATGGGCAGACTCAAATGGTATAAAGAAAATAACCTTGAATGTTCTTGAAACGAACGATAAAGCCATCAAGTTATATGAAAGGTATGGATTTGAAGTGGAAGGTGTTTTAAAGAAAGACAAACTTCTGTCAGACGGAAATTACTATAATATGATATTGATGGGACGGTTTAATGGATTAAATTAA
- a CDS encoding amino acid permease, which produces MEKSNKGLSAWQLTMMALGSVIGGSFFLGSSIAIHAAGPSILLSYVIAGVLVFFILYALSEMTVGNPTVGSFSTYAAQELGEGTGFVVGWLYWTGIVLSMSSEATAISILFQEWYPNVSIAILGSAILIGVTLLNLLGADKLGKLESGLSAVKIFAIIFFILMAIVLIFGIMPGKPAIGLGELAREPLMPGGIKGIAGSMLIVIFAYAGFEIIGLAASEASNPTETIPKAIRYTVISLVGLYILYALVLLPLIPTSTLNENISPMVASLDRWGIGWAGTALNLVLISAILSAMLAAIFGLGRMIRSLADEGHAPGWLKDAKDVPYRGILFSGFAMLLGLGFGLMFPRVYLVLITSGGFALIFTYAVIMASHIRFRKRNGCPPGGICQMPGFPYTSWITLISMIIVLVSMPFIPGQGTGLVAGIGMVVVYSLIYFAMRYRTRARSSKSGVPTIDYKAGMLPNSQKN; this is translated from the coding sequence ATGGAGAAATCAAACAAAGGGCTGTCAGCGTGGCAACTTACTATGATGGCCTTAGGAAGTGTAATTGGGGGTTCCTTTTTTCTAGGGTCGTCCATTGCGATTCATGCTGCTGGCCCCTCAATTTTACTATCCTATGTGATCGCGGGTGTACTGGTATTTTTCATTCTTTATGCACTGTCAGAAATGACCGTGGGAAATCCTACTGTTGGTTCCTTTAGTACTTACGCAGCACAAGAGCTGGGTGAAGGAACGGGATTTGTTGTTGGCTGGCTTTATTGGACAGGGATCGTTCTTTCCATGTCGAGTGAAGCAACCGCGATTTCCATCCTATTTCAAGAATGGTATCCGAATGTATCAATAGCCATACTGGGGAGTGCCATTCTCATTGGAGTAACGTTGCTTAATCTTTTGGGAGCGGATAAGTTAGGAAAGCTGGAAAGCGGACTTTCAGCCGTCAAAATTTTTGCGATTATCTTCTTTATTCTAATGGCAATTGTCCTTATTTTCGGAATTATGCCCGGAAAGCCTGCCATCGGGTTAGGTGAATTGGCAAGAGAGCCCTTAATGCCTGGAGGAATAAAGGGGATAGCAGGAAGTATGTTAATCGTAATTTTTGCTTACGCAGGCTTTGAGATTATTGGCTTAGCGGCTTCTGAAGCCAGTAATCCTACAGAAACCATTCCTAAAGCGATTCGCTACACGGTTATTTCACTCGTAGGCTTGTATATCCTTTATGCATTAGTGTTACTTCCGCTAATTCCAACTTCAACACTAAATGAGAACATAAGTCCGATGGTGGCATCCCTTGATCGCTGGGGGATCGGTTGGGCTGGTACGGCTCTTAATTTAGTGTTAATCTCGGCCATTCTTTCTGCCATGCTGGCTGCTATATTTGGACTTGGAAGGATGATTCGATCTCTTGCAGATGAAGGGCACGCGCCAGGATGGTTGAAGGATGCAAAGGATGTACCGTATCGCGGGATCTTATTTTCGGGGTTTGCCATGCTCTTGGGGCTTGGTTTTGGTCTAATGTTCCCGAGGGTGTACCTTGTTTTGATCACGTCAGGTGGTTTTGCCCTAATCTTTACCTATGCCGTGATTATGGCTAGTCACATCCGTTTTCGAAAAAGAAATGGATGTCCCCCAGGGGGAATCTGTCAAATGCCTGGCTTTCCGTATACCTCTTGGATTACCTTAATCAGTATGATTATTGTATTGGTAAGTATGCCATTCATTCCTGGCCAGGGAACTGGGCTTGTTGCTGGGATAGGGATGGTTGTCGTTTACTCGCTTATTTATTTTGCGATGAGATACCGGACTCGTGCGCGTTCGAGTAAAAGCGGCGTACCAACAATTGATTATAAAGCTGGTATGTTACCGAATTCTCAGAAGAACTGA
- a CDS encoding STAS domain-containing protein yields the protein MSTFYDTRNISEYLINNKGEFQKKLLSEAVNVASNIESILKAGNIDLLKNAQRLALYVVENNKDDLIIFAQEEGVAWAKHSLTLAFKLEWVHAIRRALWHFIKLYDALDDNPSYVNDFYELEKKINDGIDEFLNTFFISYSEYKDELIRSQRKLVEHLSVPIIPVSETVAVLPLIGSFDPYRMEIIEEKVLTDISRLRILTLIIDLSGISDMDELTISHFQKVLIGITLMGAKSIITGLRPELVRKMVHLGIDLHTYTDTKATLQQTLNTHLVLQV from the coding sequence TTGAGTACCTTTTATGACACAAGAAATATTTCGGAATATCTTATCAATAACAAAGGGGAATTTCAGAAGAAACTTTTATCTGAAGCAGTCAATGTAGCATCAAATATCGAGAGTATTTTAAAAGCTGGAAATATTGATCTATTAAAAAATGCTCAAAGGCTAGCACTTTATGTTGTGGAAAATAATAAGGATGACCTTATTATTTTTGCTCAAGAAGAAGGTGTCGCTTGGGCGAAACATTCGTTAACTCTTGCTTTTAAACTAGAATGGGTACATGCCATCAGACGTGCCTTATGGCATTTCATAAAATTATATGATGCATTAGATGATAATCCTAGTTACGTTAATGACTTTTACGAATTGGAAAAGAAGATTAATGATGGAATAGATGAATTTTTAAATACCTTTTTTATTAGCTATTCAGAGTATAAAGATGAATTAATACGTTCACAAAGGAAACTAGTTGAACATCTTTCGGTACCCATCATACCGGTTAGTGAAACGGTAGCTGTCTTGCCATTAATTGGTTCGTTCGATCCATATCGAATGGAGATTATCGAAGAGAAAGTATTAACAGATATTTCAAGGCTAAGAATACTAACATTGATTATTGACCTTTCTGGAATTTCGGACATGGATGAATTAACCATTTCTCATTTTCAAAAGGTTTTGATTGGCATTACGTTAATGGGGGCAAAATCAATCATAACTGGATTACGTCCAGAACTTGTTAGAAAAATGGTTCATCTAGGGATTGATCTTCACACTTATACAGATACAAAAGCAACGTTACAGCAAACATTAAATACGCACCTTGTTTTGCAAGTATAA
- a CDS encoding alpha/beta hydrolase, translated as MVIKSGIVENLNGFSEVELAETKEALDEVAVAMSKLSTNGEFWIAENSGHNIHVEDPDLVLKAIKKVCDCHVGAYPSVR; from the coding sequence GTGGTCATCAAAAGTGGAATTGTCGAAAACCTAAATGGATTTTCAGAAGTAGAATTGGCTGAAACCAAAGAAGCCTTGGATGAGGTAGCAGTGGCAATGTCAAAGTTGTCGACGAATGGAGAGTTTTGGATTGCAGAAAATAGCGGCCATAATATTCATGTGGAAGATCCAGATCTTGTGTTGAAAGCAATAAAAAAAGTTTGTGATTGTCATGTTGGTGCCTACCCCTCAGTACGTTAA